The nucleotide sequence CGTGAACTTGTAATTATTGGTCTTGTAGCAATGCAAGGTTGCTCTTATCTTAAAAGCCAAGGTTCCGGAGAACCATGGAGAGACCCACAATCATGGAAAACATCCAACTCCGCAGAGTAACAAACGCATATAAGACCAAGAAAACAGCACAAAGTAGTATCCTGCGTTTATCGTCCGCTTCTGATCAATCCAGCCGCCAATGTGTACATAATTGAATTTAATCATAGTTCATGTTTTACATTAGATCATAAACAATCAAAGCGATCCAAAGTATTAGGTTTGTGCCTGAgcttgataaattttttttcacttggaAGGTGTACTTAAAGCAATGAAGATTGGTATAAATAGCAACAAAGCCTCTCTATCGTTTTCTGCGCGGATACCACCCTACTATGATTTCGTGTTTGGGCGAGTTCGGGACGACTAATTACCACAGTGTCTACGTATCGGAGTCCCCATGAAAACTCCTTTGCACCAGTTAAAAATAACACCTATTCACTAAAATTTTAACGAAACAAATATACTTGTGTACTGAACGGCAGGCCCGAACGGGTAAAATATTTCTCCCGTTCGGCTCCAACAAAGTCAGTATTTTACCAGAGGACGTCTGATCTGTGCAAAAGGTGAAATTACGTTTGAACCAAAAATGAACGCGATTTCATACATAAACGGGAGCGCGCTGAACACCACAGAAAAGTtcacaattaaatttttcttcttccttcctTAGAATCGGAATTAGAAACCACCCAATTCACCGAAAAGCGCgacttttttccccttttttttgttttattttaagtttacgTCCACGATAGGAATTCCGGGGTCGGCTGGCTTTTTCCGGACCCGCTTACGTCAGCCTGTCCGCCCCTATACACGTCAGCTTTTAGCATGGTTTTCTTTTGGATTGCATGAGCGTGGCCGTACAGGTCAAATGATAAAACACGAAATGTGATTTAGAAGAGGCAGACTTTAATGATTCGAGAGCTTATGTCCGCTGGCAAAGAATAACACCATAATCTGTTCGTACACCCCAATTAGCacttaaatattaaataataaaccaaagcgaagaaaaaaatttttgcgaaAAGCATGCATTTATTGCCTGTTATTTTCTAAGTCTTTCTGTCCCGCAGTATCTTCAAAGAATaagttttgataaaatgtcCACTCTCGTTACATTTTTTCCTTAGAAAAATACAACACAACTGTCGCTAAATAATAAAGACAAGATTTCGCTTTACATTGTCGGGtggcttcaaaaaaaattatgcacttgTCAATACGTTTCAATTGCTTTTCACGTTTTATAGTTCAACTGGAAACACTGGGCGATTTCTATTTGGCGTGAACAGCTCTCGGACGACTTGTTTGAATCGACAAGTGCGCAACGAGTAAACGATCGGACTACACGCGCTGGTTAGATAAGAGCAGAAAAAGGCGAAGTATTTCAACCAAGGAACTGTGATATCTCTTCTCAGGCAAATACCAAGCGCCATTGCAGGCACGAAGCAAACGAAGTAAGTCACCACGACGATAATAATGTTCCGAGTggtttgaatttctttttttcggagGAGGTCCAGCATTTTTTTGCCTTGAGAAGTGCATTCATCTCTACCAGTTAAGTCTTCGATCCGCTTACGACTTGCCTTGACAGACCGCCAGATAAGTCCACCTAAAACGGTTATCACAACCAAAGGGGCACCGAACAGGGCCAAAGCAACTTTCCAACCCCCAGTTTTATATAAAATTCGACGGTACTCCATCAGAGGCAAGTCCTCATAATGGGATAGAATTCTGTCGCGATAAAAACCTAAGGATATTATCAACACCGTACCCGTGACCCAGATAAGAGCGATTCCGCGGTAcgctttttttttggttttccaaGAGTGGTACCGAAACTTAAACGCAATGGCGCCGTAACGATCAGCCATTAGGGCCATGAGCGTCAACACGTTCAAGTATATGATGTAGTTatgcaaagaagaaaacacaTAGGTGATCCACTTTCCTTTGAAGACATCCAGTCTGAAAATGTAAAAGCTCACAAAGAGCGGCATATTAACCAGAGAATTGAACAAATCGATCACCGAGAGGTTTACGATCAGAGCGTTCGGCACGGTGCGTAGATGTTTGAAGCGGTAAACTATGTAGCAAACCAAACCATTTCCAGCCACAGCGAACAAGAACATGGTTGCCAGGAAAACGAACTGAGCTATAGAAGTCGCCGTGAATTTTTCTTCCAAGTCGTTTGTCACCAAAACGGTGTCGTTCGACATGATTCTTCCGAGGAGAAGCGTAGATTGAAAGGAGAAAACTTATAACGGCTAGGGAGAAAAAAGCTTAACTAttgagaaagagagaaagagagaaagagagaaagagagaaagagagaaagagagaaagagagaaagagagagagctTCGGTTGCGGTTCGCCGGGTACCTCGAAATTCTTCTGTGTGTCTTAAAGAGTGTCCTAGAAGACTCATGTGTAGAAACTGAACGCCATCAAGGTCTTTTCAACTCATCTCAAAAGACAAGACACATTAGGGATCTTTGCCATCCTCTTTTTCGATCTGTGTCCCTAGAAGGCCACGTGTTTTCATTTCCGATTGCGAAGCAAATTTTACCTTCTAAAACGCTTCTTGTTTCTTTcaggaaagagaaaaattctttGTTAAAAGGTTTCCGCTTCAAACAAGGCCTTCGAATAAAGTGGAAGTAAGCCTTTGATGAAGAAATATTCACGCAAAAATGTTTTCGCTTTAAAAAGGTTCTTCTTCGAAACGTTTTCGTCGTTTCATTCATACTGATACGTTTGCAAATGCTAATGAAAACGAAGACTTTTAAAAGCGACTCCAAAAGCAGTCTTTGAATCCTCATAATGGAAACGCTTCTCTTCAAGAAATTGGCAGGTGAAAACGGAGGCCTttgacagttcaataagccaatcacattcaaagtgGTAGTTCAAATTAAACATCACATTCAAAGTTATAATAATAAATGACTTGTATTACGCAATTATCGATATTAAATTTTCAAGTTGTCATTCAAAGTCAGTTTCAGAACGACATAaaacaatttacgcctcctttgtcagtcttttaatgcaaattttccgtTTCTatcataacttggctattctttttttctcggaaattgtagTTTTAATGATTAACTGAtaataagacttcgtgtcgtccaattcggtctgtaatcatactggTGAGAAACAAATCGGACCCTCGCGGCGCAGTCGTtcaattttgttatcactcgtatgattacgaGTGATAGATTGCGTGAAGATTGAAGAAGATTAAAGAGTGAAGATTGCAGCTGCATAAGCGTCAATCAAACACAAATAGCCAATCATGAAACAGTTTGCCGTTTTATTTTCTTACCTGTGTTGTTGTCAAAGAAGCGTATATGTCGGTCTTCGTGCGCTGTGACTGTTAGGGGAAGGGTGGGATGACTAActactttgtttatttgtgtagAAGGTGAATTATctatggaaagaaagaaaaagcaatgTTGCATAACTGACAAATCCTCAAGCAACTCAAAAGGTGAgtaggtgaaaaatgtgaaaaagtgaaaaatgagTGGCTTCATCACAAGAAaattgggatcaatatcagtatctgggcaactgcccacctacccctcccctaattcAATAACAGTCAATtaacaacaagttaaggttaatgttgggctAAGGGaagggtaggtgggcagttgcccagaattgatattgatccgaaaatTGTTACTAGCCTATCGGTTGTCTCGCTACATAACATCGTAAGTCACCATACAAATCATTTATAGAACAGATTTAACTTTTGACCTGAGGATTTTGAGCGACGAAGAAATTGGCTGATAGAAAAATTAGTGCCTTCGAGTGGGCggcttttttttacttactgTATGTTTTTGCGCTGTCGAGTGAAACAACTGGTGCCGCTGTCTCCAAATCATAAATAATACATTGAGCAGATGAATAAGAAGCTACCATTTGTGATGTTTCAGTGCGGATGAAGTCCACCGACGTGGGAACACCACAGCCCTCTGTGAAGAAAAAGTCATGAGCACTTAGACACGAATTTCCTAGCCTATCGCCAAGGGTTACCATAACAGGATGGCGAGAGATGGATAGTTTTCCATTTAAATACTACGATTATTAGTTGAAGGAGGCGAGATAAAAGATTGGTGACACGGTTTTGACCTCAAAATCTTCCCTGCTTTACCAGTGGTTACCAAATCTCTAGAGTAGTGCGTCTCAAGAGGAGTGTCGTGCGCGAGAAAACTCGCTTGCCTAATCTATTGAAGCTATTAGAAGTATTCGGGCGATTTTTGGGGAATCAACTTATAAAACATCTGTGATTAGTACTTGAAACTTTAAAACTGATTTACTGTACCTTGTTCAGGAATGTAGCTATTCAGTAAAGGGGATTTTAAAGTCGGACTCCATAACCGACATGTTCCATCTGCCGAAGCAGAAAGTAACTGTAGCGAGCCCGTCTGAACTGCCAAATCCCACACTGCATCTGTATGCGCTACGAGCATGCCGCTGAGGTTTTCCGAATCTGAATAGGAACGATATAAAAGTTCATCTAAGAAACCCGTTGAATATTGTTACAATGGTGGGACAAGGAGAAATCGGATTCCCTTCAAAGCTGTCAATACGACCCGTTCGCATGCCAAAACTACGGGCTAGTCTGCCACCTCAAGCCAACTAATTTAACTGCATTCTACCACAAGTTCTAGGGAGAAATCGTAAACTATGGAAATACGATTGAAGAAATTTGTATCGCAGCCATTTCCCAGCCTTTCAGCACAATGAATAGCTTAATTTACCGGTAACAGGTTTAGAAGTGTGAATCGATTCCACGTTCAAAATTTGCTCAAAAGGTTGGAGTGAACTTCGTAAAACGCCAAGTAAATTTAAACTAAATAGTTTAAGTCCATTTCCCAGCCTCTCAGTACAATGAATAGCTTAATCAACCGGTAACAGGTTTAGAAGTGTGAATCGATTCCACGTTCAAAATTAGCTCAAAAGGTTGTAGTGAACTTCGTAAAACGCCAAGTAAATTTAAACTGAATAGTTTCAAATCTTGCGTGTCATCTAACGAAACAACATGGCCGTCTTCCTATTTTACTGACAGCTCTGACAAACTGGctgaagtgcgggaaaacgcgaatgaccaacTCGCGATCGGTTTTagcttgcatctgattggtgaaGAAAGTGGCGCgaattttcttgaccaatcatcGACGGTAGTGAGGCAAAAACAGTACAATCATCCCACAATCCGTAAAAAACTTAGTTTAAAACTACTTTTACGATATTAGAAACTTACTATAAGGACCGTATGGGTCTATGTCAAGAGAAGGAATACTCCAACAGATGATGGTTGAATCAGCGCTGCCGCTAAAACACATCTCACTTGTAGAGTTGATTACGACTGAGAGGACAGGAGCACTACAAAAGAACAGCAGAAAACGGTTGATAATTTAGAACTAACAATATCGCTGGTGTACACCCTACCTTAAGCCGATTACTTCCAAGTGAGGCGAATAACAAATAATTATCTCCTTATCGCGTCAATACAATCTCAAGCGGAAACGTTATGAGTTGAGAAAAATGTCAACATCGAGACGgtgtttgatttaaaatcaaattctctGAGCTGACCTTCCAGGAAATGCATGGCAGAAAGTGAGGAAAATTAATGATAAGTTTCTTAAAACCCACCTGTGTCCTCTAAATGTATAAATTGGTTCCACATCCAACACATTGTtcctgagaaaaaaacaaataaaaacgtgTAAAAGTGTTGTCCAACCACCGGCCATGCTGGTCCTAATTCgttacttttcctttaaaaatttattactgTTAACTTTGAGTAGCAAGGATTGACATGTAAAGGGCTGCTtctttctattattattattatcattattattattattattattattgctgaTTTTACAAGTAAACCTCCTCTTACTTTTTCTGTGGAACAGTTTTCTGAAGATTCCATAATTTAAGTGAATGATCTTCTGAGGCTGTTATAAGAGCTGATTCAGTCGGATGAAAGTATAAGGACCTGATGCTATCAAAATGACTGCAAATAAACAGACAAATATAAAGTAAATTGTACAGTGTGATAAAATATGAACAATCCTTGAAGTGACCGAcaggaaaagaacaaaaactacaaaaaaaaaatcagaacaaaaaaatcagagcAAAAAAGTCTCAAATACTTTCTACTTGGATTGAATAGGTCATAGGTTGTTCCCTAATATCATCTCTCCCtcatcatcaaaatcaattcCACTTCCCCTTCCTACCCAATCTATAAAGATATATGATATGAAGATCAATTCCCCTTTCCCTTCCCACCCAATctacaaaaatcattttcctATGAGCAAAACGAACCAGCAAATATAAATACCTTCTTAGCGTGAACTTTGGGCTCCATGTTTTCCTGAACTCTTCCTTTGTGTTTggctaaaaacaaaacatatctATGCAGTTAGATTActggaaacaaaaaagaacttgAAGGAATGCCTTGAAATTGTTAActttaaccaaaaaaatttttaaaacagtaacaataatggtaataatgtTAATAGTAATAATCATAGCACAAACCCAGCATTATGATTTTCTTAATGTAGTTGCACGTACATAGTCTAAACAGATTGACAGCATGCAGGTAATCACCCCTTTAATGAAATCACTCTGTTTTACAGACAGTTCCTTCTCAGCATCGAagaaaaaccttgaatttcAAGTTGAACATACATTGACACAAGTGTGTTATCCACTCACCTCGTAAGAGAGAGCTTCTGCCTCGTTGGTAACAGTTAAACTTGCCAATTCACCAAGACCCAGGGCACTCTCAAATGGTTCATCCACAGTGGCCATGGGTGTGGTCACAGAAGGCTTACCCCCAGCACTTGCATTCCCTGGGACAGAAACACTTGCAATAGGTGGGATCTCAGATGTGGCACGAGTTCCACTCAGCCGAACTGGTGGAGGGACATTAATAATGGCAGGTGAAGGTGCTGACTGAGGCATTTCATCCTCTCCTTCCAAGTTGGCTAGCATGGCTTGTAATGCTGACCTTGGTGGTCCTACagggaaaatttaaataaaaaattccacattaaaaaaaaaacccatagaACTCATTCCACATACAGTAATTATTCCCCTGCCCACCCTCCACTTTGCCTTCAACCCCTGGGACTCCACAACAAGATGTTCCCATTTGAGACCTTGTTGTACCACATTCTCgttcaaaacattttactcCCATGGTGCCTCATTACCCAGGAGTGTGAATGGATTCCAACAAACCTAGTACCCAAACTGTTTGGGAAGCAAGACAAAATGCTTAATACCCCAGGTTGCTACAATAAGCTGCAGCAGTGTGAGTCATCTTACACTTTCCCAGGCCAGGAGAGCTAAGAGGGCAACAGCAAGCAACCCACTGTCTGCAGCCATCATCCCCTGCCCATTCTGCCACTGTCTCTTGCCAGCATGGATTGGATAAGCCAACCGCCTGTGCATCCACAGCAGAAAATATCCCCCAACCCTTGGATGACCCCATTGCTTAGCAGAGGCATCAATCATCAACAGGTAAATTTATCAATCAAAAATAATCAGTAAAAGAACTTTGTCACTTACTCTTTTGACTCTTTttagtctttctttctttcttataCTGCTCTTTCAACTTGGCCAGCAAGTTTGAATCAACTCCCCATTCATTCtagaatgcaaaagaaaaactgcaacttgagtaaaaaatattaacaaacaaattgaaacttatatttttttttaaataacctaaccctaaccttaACCTTGCAGACATATAGTAAACAGCTTTCATCACTTAGATTTGTTGTGTGGACATTTAATAGACctaaaaaacatctttcaaaatACTAGATATTCTTGGTCATGTGAATAGCTGCTACACAGTTGTGGTAGGCTGGTATTTGTGCCAATGTTCCAGGGTAACATGACCTCAAGTCAGTGCACACTCCATTAACATTTTaatccctaacatcagtaggcatattctccatacagttttccagacatttcctatggtactgacaaggagaatttgttaaacaatcaagagcttctttagttactaattatttccttcattctcatgggCTTAAcgagtgattcaggggtgatattgtaaagagaaattatacaccagtcactcttaggggttaatgGGTTAAGGGAAAGATTCACACTACATGACACAGTAGAAGTACTGAAGCAATAATTTTTAACTGACTGTGTAAAACAGACCACAGCTGAGAGCATCTACCAACAATAAGATCATCAGTGACTTATGGTCAGAGTTTGTAATGAACAGTTATTCTCAAACCTGGAAGTTATAGTTTAAAATAATGCATGTAACTGCAGagtatttaacaaaacaaacctgAGTGTCAGACCCATCTCTGGCAtctacaaaataaatatatcaccactcattaattttgttttgggaaataaaagaaatttgtataaaagaatttaaattgtTAATTGAAAGTTTCTTCACAAGGTAACTTCAAGCTTAAGCAGAAATAAACCATCAAATCTATGAAAAGCTACAAAAACTAGAATCAATTAAGCCAAGCGCAAAGAAAATGTAGGAATTCACTCTCTAGTTCTCTTGGCTATTGATCATTTGTTACCCTGATATCACCATTAAGCACAATGTATTTTCGGAATGGCCAGAAAGTGCAGTTTAGTGTACAAAcacaaatgtaaattaaaacaaGCAAGAACTACAATTCTTACCTTGAGGGGCAGGGTATTCTCCTTCCTCTGGCATATTAATATCCATATCTTCTAACACAGCAGTATTGTCTTCCATTTCAATCACTGTTACATCTGTCTCTGAACCAGAATCTTCACCCATCACAAAATCAAATTCGGCCAGTGCATCAGCAGTTTCATCATCTACGCTGAGCATTTCATCAACAGCATCTTTACTCAAATCTTgagagaaacaacaacaacagttcACTATCTTTCTCTGTATAACTGATACAGTTGCAATACTATAATACATACAAGTATTGTATGGTTCAAT is from Pocillopora verrucosa isolate sample1 chromosome 7, ASM3666991v2, whole genome shotgun sequence and encodes:
- the LOC131771943 gene encoding neuromedin-U receptor 2-like encodes the protein MSNDTVLVTNDLEEKFTATSIAQFVFLATMFLFAVAGNGLVCYIVYRFKHLRTVPNALIVNLSVIDLFNSLVNMPLFVSFYIFRLDVFKGKWITYVFSSLHNYIIYLNVLTLMALMADRYGAIAFKFRYHSWKTKKKAYRGIALIWVTGTVLIISLGFYRDRILSHYEDLPLMEYRRILYKTGGWKVALALFGAPLVVITVLGGLIWRSVKASRKRIEDLTGRDECTSQGKKMLDLLRKKEIQTTRNIIIVVVTYFVCFVPAMALGICLRRDITVPWLKYFAFFCSYLTSACSPIVYSLRTCRFKQVVRELFTPNRNRPVFPVEL
- the LOC131771944 gene encoding striatin translates to MENDNGGKVPVSSQIPENDSGTKYTIPGILHFIQHEWARFEMDRAHWDVEKAELQARIAFLQGERKGQENLKHDLIRRIKMLEYALKQERAKYHRLKYGTEVSPEKISKEEENVNQEAHRDSNTNNTKPVVNWRQGRQLLRQYLQEVGYTDTILDVRSSRVRSILGLSVADGSAPDHPQPNGISGKSRGNEYAVIEEHARSPKRNEIGIIRKLPDEESDGALPITSGKRVPVRPVVNSRAPIEDDLETEAAVLANFDFLQNDVEDEEDNEDDNDDDGGSADDESDDRDDLRLGRRMGKRAKQDLSKDAVDEMLSVDDETADALAEFDFVMGEDSGSETDVTVIEMEDNTAVLEDMDINMPEEGEYPAPQDARDGSDTQNEWGVDSNLLAKLKEQYKKERKTKKSQKRPPRSALQAMLANLEGEDEMPQSAPSPAIINVPPPVRLSGTRATSEIPPIASVSVPGNASAGGKPSVTTPMATVDEPFESALGLGELASLTVTNEAEALSYEPNTKEEFRKTWSPKFTLRSHFDSIRSLYFHPTESALITASEDHSLKLWNLQKTVPQKKNNVLDVEPIYTFRGHSAPVLSVVINSTSEMCFSGSADSTIICWSIPSLDIDPYGPYNSENLSGMLVAHTDAVWDLAVQTGSLQLLSASADGTCRLWSPTLKSPLLNSYIPEQEGCGVPTSVDFIRTETSQMVASYSSAQCIIYDLETAAPVVSLDSAKTYNNSPSTQINKVVSHPTLPLTVTAHEDRHIRFFDNNTGKQIHTMVAHLDAVTSLAVDPNGLYLLSGSHDCSIRLWNLDSKTCVQEITSHRKKFDEAIYDVAFHPNRPYIASAGADGLAKVFV